The genomic DNA GGCGGCCACGGCGGCCAGGCCCAGGAGCATCGCCGGCGCGCGCGCGCCCGCCGGCACGGGGACGAAGGGGGCCAGCAGCAACAGGAGCAGGAGCAGCACCATGATGTCCACCAGGCGCTCGACCACGACGGTCGAGAGCGAGCGCGTCGTCGAGATCGAAGCCAGCTCGCTCAGGAGGTAGACGCGGCCCAGCTCGCCGACCTGGAAGGGCAGCACGTTGTTCATCAGATAGCCGGCGTTCAGCGACCCGAAGAGGTGCCACACCTTCAGCCGCGGCACGGAGAAAAGGAGCACCCGCCAGCGCACGGCCCGCACGACGAGCGTCGCGACCAGCACGCACCAGGCGGCGGCCAGAAGGCCGACGTCCGCGTTGCCGATAGCATCGCCGACCTCGCCCCAGTGGACGCCACGCAGCGCCAGGTACAGCGCTATTGCGCTGATCAGGAGGCCGATGAAGAGGTGGAGGCGGTTGAACGTGGCTGGCTCCGATGCCGGCGCCCGTGGGCACGAAGTAAGGCTGGCGCCCGCGCCAGGGCGCGGGGGCCCGCCCGGATATCCTATCCTTATTATCGGCGCGCTTGCGTTTTCTCGGACGTGACCGAGCCGATAATCAACAGTAGGCCGGACGGACGCGGCGCGAAGAGACGCCGGGAGGAGACATGCCGGAAAGCAGCAGGCTCGCGGTCGTTGGCTGCGGCCACGTTGGGACGGTCACCGCGGCGGGCTTCGCCGAGCTCGGGCACACGGTCGCTGGCATCGACATCGATGAGGACCTCGTGCGCGGGCTGAACAACCTGGCCATCCCCTTCCTCGAGCCCGGCCTGCAGGAGCTCTTCGAGCGCAACATCGATGCCGGCCGGCTTCGGTTCACAACCTCCTACGATGAGGGCCTGGACGGCGCGGAGTTCGTTTTCCTGTGCGTAAACACGCCCGCAACCATCACCGGCGCCGCGGACCTGCGCTACGTGCGCAGGGCGGTGGCGCAGATCGCGGAGGTAGTGTCGCGGTCGCAGGCGCGGCCGGTGATCGTCAACCGGAGCACGTCGCCCATCGGCACCGAGGAGACGATCGACGCCATCCTGGCCCGCAGCTTCGCGAAGGCGGACGCCCGGCCGGTCATCGCGGCGAACCCGGAGTTCACGCGCGAAGGCAGCGGCGTGCACGACTTCTTCAACCCTGAGCGCATCGTCGTCGGGGCGGACCTGCCGGAAGACGCGGCGCGCGTGGCGGCCCTGTATGACCCCATCGATGCGCCCCGTGTGCTGACCGACATCCGCACGGC from Dehalococcoidia bacterium includes the following:
- a CDS encoding lysylphosphatidylglycerol synthase transmembrane domain-containing protein, translating into MIRIGYPGGPPRPGAGASLTSCPRAPASEPATFNRLHLFIGLLISAIALYLALRGVHWGEVGDAIGNADVGLLAAAWCVLVATLVVRAVRWRVLLFSVPRLKVWHLFGSLNAGYLMNNVLPFQVGELGRVYLLSELASISTTRSLSTVVVERLVDIMVLLLLLLLLAPFVPVPAGARAPAMLLGLAAVAA